In Leptodesmis sichuanensis A121, the following are encoded in one genomic region:
- a CDS encoding ribonuclease III domain-containing protein: MTIEATLDYFFFDKRFLNRALTRKGYALEQQNYQVCEDQDALVLLGGAVLDAVLTEVLIRAGYETQQEIVLRKLELKQVENLARISQKIGLGYGLRMSTAEKLQQAYCQPEILAETLEAIVGSIYLDGGFSAARQVIQRLFQDQVAEELVIREIV; this comes from the coding sequence ATGACTATTGAAGCCACTCTTGATTATTTTTTCTTCGATAAACGGTTTCTTAATCGGGCACTGACTCGGAAAGGGTATGCCCTGGAGCAGCAGAATTACCAGGTTTGTGAGGATCAGGATGCGCTTGTATTGTTGGGCGGCGCGGTACTGGATGCGGTCTTAACTGAGGTGCTGATTCGGGCAGGATATGAAACTCAGCAAGAAATCGTCCTGCGAAAGTTGGAACTAAAGCAAGTGGAAAATCTGGCCAGAATTAGCCAGAAAATTGGTCTGGGGTACGGATTAAGAATGAGTACGGCGGAGAAATTGCAGCAGGCTTATTGCCAACCAGAAATTTTGGCAGAGACGCTGGAAGCGATCGTTGGCAGCATTTATCTGGATGGGGGGTTCAGTGCAGCACGGCAAGTGATACAGCGGCTATTTCAAGATCAGGTCGCAGAGGAACTGGTGATTCGAGAGATCGTGTGA
- a CDS encoding creatininase family protein encodes MHHFFPADRFFPYLTWTEIQAMPNKDNVVILQPMGAIEQHGPHLPLIVDAAITEAVIGTALQILDDSIPAYVLPTLNYGKSNEHWHFSGTITLTAQTLMATLMEIGESLYRAGFRKWALVNGHGGQPQILEIVARDLHQRYEDFLVFPLFIWRVPNIAAGLLTEKELEFGIHAGDAETSLMLAILPEQVKMERAIAEYPTGLPQDSLLSMEGNLPFAWTTRDLSRTGTIGDPTTATKEKGDRLLESLTKGWVQVIQDIYHFRQPNASNEF; translated from the coding sequence ATGCATCATTTCTTTCCTGCTGATCGCTTTTTTCCCTACCTCACCTGGACCGAAATTCAGGCTATGCCCAACAAAGATAATGTGGTGATTCTTCAACCGATGGGTGCAATCGAGCAACATGGGCCACACTTGCCTTTAATCGTGGATGCGGCGATCACAGAGGCCGTAATCGGAACAGCCCTACAGATCCTGGATGACAGTATTCCCGCTTATGTTCTGCCCACCTTGAACTACGGTAAATCCAATGAACACTGGCATTTTTCTGGGACGATTACCCTCACGGCCCAAACCTTGATGGCAACCCTGATGGAAATTGGAGAAAGCCTATATCGAGCCGGATTTCGTAAATGGGCGTTAGTCAATGGTCATGGGGGGCAACCTCAAATTCTGGAAATTGTGGCGCGGGATCTGCATCAGCGGTATGAGGATTTTCTTGTTTTTCCCCTATTTATTTGGCGGGTGCCTAATATCGCAGCAGGGTTGCTGACCGAGAAAGAACTGGAATTCGGAATCCATGCCGGAGATGCGGAAACCAGTTTGATGCTGGCGATTTTGCCGGAGCAGGTGAAAATGGAGCGAGCCATTGCCGAGTATCCAACGGGTTTGCCCCAGGATAGTTTGCTGAGTATGGAAGGAAATTTGCCCTTTGCCTGGACAACACGGGATTTAAGCCGTACTGGCACGATCGGCGATCCAACAACAGCAACCAAGGAAAAGGGCGATCGCCTCCTGGAATCCCTTACAAAGGGTTGGGTACAAGTTATTCAGGATATCTACCACTTTCGCCAACCAAACGCCAGCAATGAGTTTTAA